The Cyclopterus lumpus isolate fCycLum1 chromosome 18, fCycLum1.pri, whole genome shotgun sequence nucleotide sequence caacggctgccccgacaacaacagccgctccgacaacaacagccgcaccaacaacaacggccacaccaacaacaacagccgcaccgacaacaacagctgccccgacaacaacagctgccccgacaacaacggccgcaccgacaacaacggccgcaccaacaacaacagcggcaccgacaacaacatctgccccgacaacaacagctgctccgacaacaacagctgccccaacaacaacggttgcaccgacaacaacagccaccccaacaacaacagccgcaccgacaacaacagaggcaccgacaacaacggccacacccacaacaacagccgctccgacaacaacagcggcaccgacaacaactgccacaccaacaacaacagccgctccgacaacaacagcggcaccgacaacaactgccacaccaacaacaacggccgcaccgacaacaacagccgcaccaacaacaacggcggcaccgacaacaacggccccaccaacaacaacagccgctccgacaacaacagcggcaccgacaacaacggccgcctcaacaacaacagccgcaccaacaacaacggcggcaccgacaacaacggccacaccaacaacaacagccgcaccgacaacaacggccacaccaacaacaacagccgctccgacaacaacggcggcaccgacaacaacggccccaccaacaacaacagccgctccgacaacaacagcggcaccgacaacaacggccgcctcaacaacaacagccgcaccaacaacaacggctgccccaacaacaacagccgcaccaacaacaacggcggcactgACAACAACGGccccaccaacaacaacagccgctccgacaacaacagcggcaccgacaacaacggccgcctcaacaacaacagccgcaccaacaacaacggcggccccaacaacaacagccgcaccaacaacaacggcggcactgacaacaacggcggcaccgacaacaacggccgcaccgacaacaatgTCGGCGgcgccaacaacaacagcggcaccgacaacaacggccccaccaacaacaacagccgctccgacaacaacagccgctccaacaacaacggcggaaccgacaacaacggcggaaccgacaacaacagctgccccgacaacaacggcggaaccgacaacaacagccgctccgacaacaacagcggcaccgacaacaactgccacaccaacaacaacagccgcaccgacaacaacagccgcaccaacaacaacggcggaaccgacaacaacagctgccccgacaacaacggcggcaccgacaacaacagccgctccaacaacaacagcagcaccgacaacatcggccgcaccaacaacaacagccgcaccaacaacaacggcggcaccgacaacaacggccacaccaacaacaacagccgcaccgacaacaacggccacaccaacaacaacagccgctccgacaacaacggtggcaccgacaacaacggcggccccaacaacaacagccgcaccaacaacaacggcggcactgacaacaacggcggcaccgacaacaacggccgcaccgacaacaataGCGGCGacgccgacaacaacagcttccCCGataacaacggccgcaccgacaacaacagctgccccgacaacaacggcggcaccgacaacaacagctccCCCGATAACAACGGCCGCACTGACAACAACgactgcaccgacaacaacagctgccccgacaacaacggcggcaccgacaacaacagccgccccaacaacaacagccgcaccgataACAACatcggcaccgacaacaacggccgcaccaacaacggcgtcaccaacaacaacagccgcaccgataacaacggccacaccaacaacaacagctgcaccaacaacaacagccgcaccaacaacaacagccgcaccgataacaacaacggccgcaccaacaacaacagccgcaccaacaacaacagccgcccctacaacaacggccgcaccaacaacaacagccgccccaacaacaacagccgcaccgacaacaacggccacaccaacaacaacggccgccccaacaacaacagccgcaccgacaacaacggccacaccaacaacaacggccgcaccgacaacaacagccgccccaacaacagctGCCCTGACAACAACAGCTCCCCCGataacaacggccgcaccaacaacaacagccgcaccgataacaacaacggccgcaccaacaacaacagccgcaccaacaacaacagccgcaccgataACAACATCGGCACACACAACATCGGCAcaaacaacaacggccgcaccaacaacgccgtcaccaacaacaacagccgcaccgacaacaacggctacaccaacaacaacggccgccccaacaacaacagccgcaccga carries:
- the LOC117748149 gene encoding mucin-2-like — its product is AAPTTTAAPTTTATPTTTAAPTTTATPTTTAAPTTTVAPTTTAAPTTTAAPTTTAALTTTAAPTTTAAPTTIAATPTTTASPITTAAPTTTAAPTTTAAPTTTAPPITTAALTTTTAPTTTAAPTTTAAPTTTAAPTTTAAPITTSAPTTTAAPTTASPTTTAAPITTATPTTTAAPTTTAAPTTTAAPITTTAAPTTTAAPTTTAAPTTTAAPTTTAAPTTTAAPTTTATPTTTAAPTTTAAPTTTATPTTTAAPTTTAAPTTAALTTTAPPITTAAPTTTAAPITTTAAPTTTAAPTTTAAPITTSPPQQQLP